From one Staphylococcus kloosii genomic stretch:
- a CDS encoding catalase, which yields MTNKKLDQLKKNEKNNDGKAMTTNNGVKVSEDENTLTVGERGPSLLEDFHFREKIMHFDHERIPERIVHARGFGAHGEFQVYEDLSKYTYADFLTNPEKTTPVFVRFSTVQGSKGSPDTVRDVRGFATKFYTDEGIFDLVGNDIPVFFIQDAIKFPDLIHAVKPEPHNEIPQGGSAHDTFWDFFAQNPESTHTAMWAMSDRGIPKNFRQIEGFGVHTFRLVNSEGQSYFVKFHWKPLQGLESLVWDEAQILHGKDVDFHRKDLYESIEKGDYPEWELGLQIITPDQEFDFDFDILDPTKIWPEDQVPVQRVGKMTLNQNVSNVFDETEQAAFHPGHIVPGIDFSNDPLLQGRLFSYTDTQISRLGGPNFNQIPINRPVNEVHNNQRDAMHQQNVHKGQTSYHNNALNDNDPHTTSKEEGGYEHYQEKVEGRKIRKRSESFKDYYSQPKLYLNSLTEDEYQHMVDGFSFEIGMCKSIMVKENAVSQLNKVDRKLAQSVAENVGVKVPEENEEVESNASDSKLTMEKFDIPLPGHSVAVLLNGDISEDTLKSYAKTFTQQGLNYAFVGKQPKDIDEDFGVTETYATAHPTLFDSLIVLSDGSDLNPDAEAFAEMSYKHNKPLVFNKQAAEQLKAAKLKLDAPGVFISDDPETIVKAFDRARYWDR from the coding sequence ATGACAAATAAAAAACTCGACCAACTTAAAAAGAATGAAAAGAATAATGACGGCAAAGCGATGACTACGAATAATGGGGTTAAAGTGAGTGAAGACGAAAATACTTTAACGGTAGGTGAACGTGGCCCAAGTTTATTAGAAGACTTTCATTTTAGAGAAAAAATAATGCATTTTGACCATGAACGTATTCCAGAGCGTATCGTACACGCACGTGGTTTCGGTGCTCATGGTGAATTCCAAGTATATGAAGATTTATCAAAATATACGTATGCAGATTTTTTAACAAATCCTGAGAAAACGACACCAGTATTTGTAAGATTCTCAACTGTCCAAGGGTCAAAAGGTTCTCCAGACACAGTAAGAGACGTACGTGGCTTTGCGACGAAATTTTATACTGATGAAGGTATATTTGATTTAGTCGGTAATGACATTCCAGTATTCTTTATTCAAGATGCAATTAAGTTCCCAGATTTAATCCATGCAGTGAAGCCAGAACCGCATAACGAAATACCTCAAGGTGGTTCAGCACATGATACATTCTGGGACTTCTTTGCACAAAACCCTGAATCAACGCATACAGCGATGTGGGCAATGAGCGACAGAGGTATTCCTAAAAACTTTAGACAAATAGAAGGTTTTGGGGTGCACACGTTCCGTTTAGTTAACAGTGAAGGTCAATCTTATTTCGTGAAATTCCATTGGAAACCATTACAAGGCTTAGAATCACTTGTATGGGACGAAGCGCAAATCTTACATGGTAAAGATGTAGACTTCCATCGTAAAGATTTATATGAGTCAATCGAAAAAGGCGACTACCCTGAATGGGAATTAGGCTTACAAATCATTACACCAGATCAAGAATTTGATTTTGATTTTGATATTTTAGACCCAACAAAAATTTGGCCTGAAGATCAAGTGCCAGTACAACGTGTTGGTAAAATGACTTTAAATCAAAACGTCAGCAACGTGTTCGATGAAACTGAACAGGCTGCGTTCCATCCTGGTCACATTGTGCCTGGTATTGATTTCTCAAATGACCCATTATTACAAGGTCGTTTATTCTCATACACAGATACTCAAATTTCACGTCTTGGTGGTCCAAACTTTAACCAAATTCCAATTAATAGACCAGTGAATGAAGTTCACAATAACCAACGTGATGCAATGCATCAACAAAATGTCCATAAGGGACAAACTTCATATCATAATAATGCGTTAAATGATAATGACCCTCATACTACTTCAAAAGAAGAGGGCGGTTATGAACATTATCAAGAAAAGGTTGAAGGTAGAAAAATTAGAAAACGTAGTGAAAGTTTCAAAGATTATTATTCTCAACCTAAATTATATCTAAATAGTTTAACAGAAGATGAGTATCAACATATGGTTGATGGTTTCTCATTCGAAATAGGTATGTGTAAATCTATCATGGTTAAGGAAAATGCAGTTAGTCAACTTAACAAAGTTGATAGAAAGTTAGCACAATCTGTCGCAGAAAATGTTGGTGTTAAAGTACCTGAAGAAAATGAAGAAGTAGAGTCTAATGCTTCAGATAGTAAATTAACTATGGAAAAATTTGATATTCCATTGCCAGGCCATTCAGTAGCTGTATTATTAAATGGTGACATTTCAGAAGATACGTTAAAATCTTATGCTAAAACATTTACTCAACAAGGATTAAACTATGCGTTTGTAGGTAAACAACCTAAAGATATAGATGAAGACTTTGGTGTTACTGAAACTTATGCAACAGCACATCCTACGTTATTTGATAGCTTAATTGTGTTATCAGATGGTTCAGACTTAAATCCAGATGCAGAAGCATTTGCAGAAATGTCATATAAACACAACAAACCATTAGTATTTAATAAACAAGCTGCAGAGCAATTAAAAGCAGCTAAATTAAAATTAGATGCGCCAGGTGTCTTTATTTCAGACGATCCAGAAACAATCGTTAAAGCATTTGACCGTGCTAGATATTGGGATAGATAA
- a CDS encoding thiolase family protein: MRDAYIVAYGRSAASKAKGGAMYHDRPDDVAAQVLKGVLNRVDGQFDPSMVEDVIVGNAFPEGLQGQNIARTIALLAGMPDSVPGQTVNRYCSSGLQTIATAANQIKAGQGDILVAGGVELMSAVPMGGNEQTNNPTLQDEDRGVSYPMGLTAEMVAETYKVSREDQDAYAVQSHQRAKAAQDANKFDDEIIPIEVNDVSYDSNGPVVSKVQFKTDEMIRPDTNIEDLAQLRTVFKADGTVTAGTSAPLTDGSGFVVLMSGDKVKELGVTPIARFVGFKAVGVDPKLMGIGPAYAIPEVLKETGLSIDDIDLTELNEAFASQTLASMRETGLDAEKTNVNGGAIALGHPLGATGAMLTGRLLSEMKKRPDSKYGMVTMCIGVGMGAAGIFEYVR, from the coding sequence ATGCGAGATGCATATATCGTAGCTTATGGTCGTTCGGCAGCAAGTAAAGCTAAAGGAGGTGCCATGTATCATGACAGACCGGATGACGTGGCAGCGCAAGTACTTAAAGGCGTGCTTAACCGTGTAGATGGTCAATTTGATCCAAGTATGGTTGAAGATGTTATCGTTGGTAACGCCTTCCCTGAAGGTTTACAAGGTCAAAATATTGCACGTACTATCGCCCTATTAGCTGGTATGCCAGATAGTGTACCTGGTCAAACAGTAAATCGTTATTGTTCATCAGGTTTACAAACAATAGCTACTGCAGCAAACCAAATTAAAGCAGGTCAAGGCGACATTTTAGTCGCAGGTGGCGTGGAATTAATGAGTGCAGTGCCTATGGGAGGAAATGAACAAACAAACAACCCAACTTTACAAGATGAAGACCGTGGTGTTTCTTATCCTATGGGCTTAACGGCAGAAATGGTGGCAGAAACATATAAAGTTTCACGTGAAGACCAAGATGCATACGCCGTTCAAAGTCATCAACGTGCTAAAGCGGCACAAGATGCTAATAAGTTTGATGATGAAATTATACCGATTGAAGTTAATGACGTGAGTTATGACAGCAATGGTCCGGTAGTATCCAAGGTTCAATTTAAGACAGACGAAATGATTCGTCCAGATACTAATATAGAAGACTTAGCACAATTGCGTACTGTATTTAAGGCAGACGGCACAGTGACTGCTGGTACTTCTGCACCATTAACAGATGGCAGTGGCTTTGTAGTACTTATGTCAGGTGATAAAGTCAAAGAATTAGGCGTGACACCGATTGCGCGTTTCGTTGGCTTCAAAGCTGTTGGCGTTGATCCTAAACTCATGGGTATAGGTCCAGCATATGCTATTCCAGAAGTACTTAAGGAAACTGGATTATCTATTGATGATATTGATTTAACAGAGTTAAATGAAGCTTTTGCCTCACAAACACTCGCATCAATGAGAGAAACTGGATTAGATGCAGAAAAGACAAACGTTAACGGCGGTGCTATTGCCTTAGGTCATCCACTTGGAGCTACTGGCGCTATGTTAACAGGTCGCTTATTATCAGAGATGAAAAAACGACCAGATAGTAAATACGGCATGGTAACGATGTGCATCGGTGTCGGCATGGGTGCAGCTGGTATTTTCGAGTATGTACGTTAA
- the fadB gene encoding 3-hydroxyacyl-CoA dehydrogenase/crotonase FadB: MTIRKATVLGAGTMGSQIAALFVNAGLKVKLLDIVIDDNDPNKISKKAYETITNKKRPMLFNLDYASNLTYGNFNEDLAHDDADIYIEAVKEDVDVKHQIWQQVQQNAKEGAIFATNTSGIPIESIAQAFNDDTRQRFLGLHFFNPPRIMKLAEIIPNEHTANSVIESVKSFAEEILGKGTVVANDVAGFVANRVGTQSMNDVMYRAEQQGFSITEVDALTGRAIGRPNTGTYGLTDLVGLDIAQTVTEGMRRVPEEQPYFKEVQLSKKLFEAGALGRKTKQGFYKKENKKRLVLDPEKNEYVEPQQPTFNILGQFSKDLVHNLDVIFNATDDAGKFLWETLRNNFYYAAINVPKAAADFKDIDRAIVWGFNWKKGPFQLWDLMGFDRVKERIKDEIGDLPDWVDKQQGSFYAENESIERVTDVSNFIDSEIWNKDDSNLSVANKDQLLLKLQSKNNVITNQFVEDLNDAIDTLENGDYTSMVIYADGNNFSVGANLYMMKKAHEDGAVETEVKSAVERLHYVFSRLKYALKPIVTATQGKTLGGGCELVMHSPFVVAYSETYIGLVETGVGLLPSGGGLAELATRVLSADHQKDDKQATMAKILMNIGLAKVATNAHEAVRYGYLKETDTIIMNKEKRIEIALKRARYESETNYMPAPKENFIALGKDFKALAQGQLDAQRLGHFISDYDYEITLKIADILAGGDLPRNTYVNQRYLQNLEKAGFVELLQNSKTYDRISHMLKTGKPLRN, from the coding sequence ATGACTATACGCAAAGCAACAGTATTAGGTGCTGGCACAATGGGCAGTCAAATTGCTGCCCTATTCGTAAATGCTGGTTTGAAAGTAAAATTGTTAGATATCGTAATAGATGACAATGATCCAAATAAAATATCTAAAAAAGCATACGAAACAATTACCAATAAAAAAAGACCGATGTTATTTAATTTAGACTACGCTTCTAATTTAACTTACGGTAACTTTAATGAAGATTTAGCTCATGATGATGCAGACATTTATATCGAAGCCGTCAAAGAAGACGTGGACGTTAAACATCAAATTTGGCAACAAGTGCAACAAAATGCTAAAGAAGGTGCAATCTTTGCAACGAACACTTCAGGTATTCCAATTGAATCTATCGCGCAAGCGTTCAATGACGATACTAGACAAAGATTTTTAGGATTACATTTCTTTAACCCACCACGCATTATGAAATTAGCGGAAATCATCCCTAATGAACATACTGCAAACAGTGTTATTGAAAGTGTTAAATCCTTTGCAGAAGAAATATTAGGTAAAGGTACTGTCGTAGCAAATGACGTTGCAGGCTTTGTTGCAAATAGAGTTGGTACTCAATCTATGAACGACGTTATGTATAGAGCAGAACAACAAGGTTTCTCTATTACAGAAGTAGATGCACTAACTGGACGTGCTATCGGCAGACCTAACACTGGTACTTATGGGCTTACTGATTTAGTTGGTCTTGATATTGCTCAAACCGTGACTGAAGGTATGCGTCGAGTGCCTGAAGAGCAACCTTACTTCAAGGAAGTTCAATTAAGTAAAAAACTTTTCGAAGCTGGCGCATTAGGTCGTAAAACAAAACAAGGTTTTTATAAGAAAGAAAATAAAAAACGACTTGTCTTAGACCCTGAAAAAAATGAATATGTAGAACCACAACAGCCTACATTCAATATATTAGGCCAATTCAGTAAAGATTTAGTTCATAACTTAGACGTTATTTTTAACGCAACTGACGATGCCGGTAAATTTTTATGGGAAACGTTAAGAAATAACTTCTACTACGCGGCAATTAATGTACCAAAAGCAGCGGCCGACTTTAAAGATATAGACCGTGCTATCGTTTGGGGCTTCAATTGGAAAAAAGGACCATTCCAATTATGGGATTTAATGGGCTTTGACCGAGTTAAAGAACGTATTAAAGACGAAATTGGCGATCTACCTGACTGGGTCGACAAGCAACAAGGTTCATTTTATGCTGAAAATGAATCTATAGAACGCGTAACTGATGTTTCTAACTTTATCGACAGTGAGATTTGGAACAAAGACGATTCAAACTTATCTGTAGCAAATAAAGATCAACTATTATTAAAACTACAAAGTAAAAATAACGTTATTACAAACCAATTTGTCGAAGATTTAAACGACGCCATCGACACGCTAGAAAACGGCGATTACACAAGCATGGTGATCTATGCTGATGGCAATAATTTTAGTGTCGGCGCGAACTTGTACATGATGAAAAAAGCTCACGAAGATGGCGCTGTAGAAACGGAAGTTAAATCTGCAGTCGAAAGACTACATTATGTGTTTAGTCGTTTAAAATATGCACTAAAACCTATCGTTACTGCGACACAAGGTAAAACTTTAGGTGGTGGTTGTGAACTCGTAATGCATTCACCTTTCGTAGTAGCTTATAGCGAAACGTATATAGGTTTAGTCGAAACTGGCGTTGGCCTATTACCAAGTGGTGGCGGACTTGCTGAGCTAGCTACTAGAGTATTAAGTGCCGATCATCAAAAAGATGATAAGCAAGCTACAATGGCCAAGATTTTGATGAATATTGGTCTAGCCAAAGTGGCAACTAATGCGCATGAAGCTGTCAGATACGGCTATTTAAAAGAGACTGATACAATTATTATGAATAAAGAAAAACGTATCGAAATCGCACTTAAACGTGCACGTTACGAATCTGAAACAAATTACATGCCTGCACCAAAAGAAAACTTTATCGCTTTAGGTAAAGACTTTAAAGCATTGGCACAAGGTCAATTAGATGCACAACGCTTAGGTCACTTTATTAGCGATTACGATTATGAAATCACGCTTAAAATCGCAGACATCTTAGCTGGCGGTGATTTACCACGTAATACCTATGTGAACCAACGCTACTTACAAAATTTAGAAAAAGCTGGATTTGTTGAACTACTACAAAATAGTAAAACATATGACAGAATTTCTCATATGTTAAAAACAGGCAAACCATTACGCAACTAA
- the fadE gene encoding acyl-CoA dehydrogenase FadE, producing MSTKTEILKELYPEDTLNISKELTEGEVKFLKQLDDMLENNYRDSINDHWANATIPEGFFEELGKLNYFNNPLLFEGRGDAKTTSQMFQFFLSYTVARFDVSLVTLLGVHQGLGHNAFLFGGSKEQVAYYVPKLQSHELRTCFALTEPNHGSDVAGGLETVATKDGDKWVLNGEKKWIGGAHLSDVIPVFAVDAETKKPKCFIVRPEQEGVEIDILQNKIALKIVPNAHIKLTNVVVEEQERLQNINSFKDVAKILYSTRAGVAYMSTGAMAGALRATLKYVKERKQFGKEISKFQLIQEKLAMMQGNLSQAMAMSAQLARMQANGEYDEVATSTAKMMNSLRFRESAAMGRGITGGNGILAEYDIARFFSDAEAIYTYEGTHEVNALVIGRALTGDSAFI from the coding sequence ATGTCTACAAAAACTGAAATATTAAAAGAATTATATCCAGAAGATACGTTAAATATATCTAAAGAGCTCACTGAAGGTGAAGTTAAATTTTTAAAACAATTAGATGATATGTTGGAAAATAATTATCGTGATTCAATTAATGACCATTGGGCTAATGCTACGATTCCAGAAGGTTTCTTCGAAGAATTAGGCAAATTAAATTATTTTAATAATCCCCTACTCTTTGAAGGCCGTGGTGATGCGAAAACAACAAGCCAAATGTTCCAATTTTTCTTATCTTATACAGTAGCGAGATTTGATGTCTCACTCGTCACTTTATTAGGTGTACACCAAGGTTTAGGACATAACGCGTTCTTATTTGGTGGTAGTAAAGAACAAGTGGCCTATTACGTGCCAAAATTACAATCTCATGAATTACGTACTTGTTTTGCATTAACAGAACCAAACCATGGCTCTGACGTTGCAGGCGGTTTAGAAACAGTTGCAACAAAAGATGGAGATAAATGGGTTTTAAACGGTGAGAAGAAATGGATTGGTGGCGCACATTTATCAGATGTTATACCAGTATTTGCAGTCGATGCCGAAACTAAAAAACCAAAATGTTTCATCGTTCGTCCTGAACAAGAAGGCGTAGAGATTGATATTCTTCAAAATAAAATCGCCTTAAAAATTGTGCCTAACGCGCATATTAAATTAACAAATGTCGTCGTTGAAGAACAAGAACGTCTACAAAACATTAATAGTTTCAAAGATGTAGCAAAAATCCTTTATTCAACTCGTGCTGGTGTAGCGTATATGTCGACTGGCGCAATGGCCGGAGCTTTACGTGCCACTTTAAAATACGTTAAAGAACGTAAACAATTCGGTAAAGAAATTAGTAAGTTCCAATTAATACAAGAAAAATTAGCTATGATGCAAGGTAACTTATCACAAGCAATGGCCATGTCGGCACAACTTGCACGTATGCAAGCAAACGGTGAGTACGATGAAGTTGCAACATCAACAGCAAAAATGATGAACTCATTACGCTTCAGAGAATCTGCGGCAATGGGTCGTGGCATCACAGGTGGTAACGGCATTTTAGCTGAATACGACATCGCAAGATTTTTCTCAGACGCAGAAGCAATTTACACATATGAAGGTACACACGAAGTGAATGCTTTAGTTATCGGTAGAGCTCTTACTGGCGACTCTGCATTTATCTAA